The Engystomops pustulosus chromosome 7, aEngPut4.maternal, whole genome shotgun sequence DNA window CTACGACGAATTTTTTCATATTGCAAAACTGGATGTAGAAATGTCTGGAACGTATAAATGCAGAAAAGAAGTGAAACATCATCTAATATATTACAAACATGGAGACGAGGATTCTATTTTTGTTCGAGGTAAATATAATctcatgtaccgtatattccggcgtataagacgacctggtgtataagacgacccccctactttcctgtttaaaatatagagtttaagatatattcgccgtataagactaccccttttccaacgcatacaaaacaccggtaaaaattaaaattatgcccccctcccagaagccataattaatgtcctgccccacctcagtagctataattaatgtcctgccccccagtagctataattaatgtcctgccccccagtagctataattactgtcctgcacccccagtagctataattactgtcctgcacccccagtatccataaataatgtcccccaccaccaaatagggccctatatatttaagctaaataaaaaacataattcttaccttatcttcctcttcgtgctgcctctcatcaggggatccggcgcaggcgacggctgatgacgcatctgcaggtcaggtgccgggtcatagacctcagcagacccggcgcaggcagacgcgtcacatagcctgcgtcagcgatggcaggtaagtagtgtgaggtgggtgggacgggggcggaccgggggcccgttctaattttgaattacgacagctccgggccctcctgatccagcgcacggaccagatgcagaacagtccgtgcgctgtaacaggcaggcccgcggctgtcacaattcaaaacatctgcccgctgtgctgcgccgagttatcagcgcagcgcaggggtcaggtgcgggcctctgactgaccggcagcggagcttcggtggatcgcgggaaaggtgagaaacattaccggcgtataagatgaccccagactggacagaagatttttaagccttcaaaagtagtcttatacgccggtatatacggtaattaaaaaaaaacttaactttTGACCACTGTATATCATCATAGGACAAGGTTTAATATCAATATAAGTCAAAGGGCAAATAAAAAATAggtaaaatgtgctaaaaaaatagatattttaCTCCTTAGGAAGAATCAAGTTTTATTATATTGGTTTTAATAAgaacttttaaaataaaataaaatgaatgaaTGTTTAAAAATCCCCCAAAGACCCATTCCatataaaagtcccataatcgaATATAAAATAATGTGAACAATAAATTCTCCACACAAACCCTACAAATATGGTATTGACGCGTCCGTTACAACTTGCACGGTAAAACTGAATCATTATTAAACCTGCACAATGAACACCATAAAAAATACACCAAAACTTGATGTTTTTTACCTATCTcgtccacaaaataaaaaaacaaaaaagtttgaaTGATACTTGTGTAAAGTACAGAATGTCCAGCAAAAAGAAAGCCCTGAACCGGCTTCACAGAGAAAGAATGAAAGTGTTATTTGATGTAAATAGCTGTAGATTATTTccaacattgggccacatttatcaatagtacagagtgcgccagattattgaaaagTTCTTCATTGATCAAGCGCACCCTGAAAGCGGAGATTGTGCTTCAACAGAATGCACCAGTTTTtgttggtgcactcagtttaactgGCAGGCACCGCATTTCTGTTGAGTTGCTGTAATAAATGAAGAACAAGGTTGGAATCGGCAGCGGAACGCCCTTTTATGTGCAGAATTATGTGAcatgtcttcattaatctggcgccccctgcaccgaTTGGGAAGTGTtcaccatttttttatttttttattttatgctgcagaattgcgGCGCAGACAGTATTGTGGCACATGTCAGTAATAAACGAGGGTCTATCGAAGCCGTAACAGCCcctttttattctgcaaaatttgTAAACTGTAAATGCAAGGCCTGGCGTAGAGATAAGCTCTGCGCAGGACCAGGATGTATCAGGCTGCGCGAGTATCGGGCTGTACAAGTTAAGATCTACCCTGGTCACATTAAACATGGTCATCTGAGGACATCTCATGCCGTAACCTCCTTCTAAAAGTGCTTGAACAGTAGGTGTAGTCTCCAAAAGGCAGCTCGAGTCTAAGACATTAGAAAGATCTAGCGATCCATGTAAGAATAATAATGGTTCCATATTTACTGTCACTCAACTCAGAAAGTAGTAGAACTCAGAATAGATTTGGATCATCAAGATTCGATGGCTGGGGGGGGGATTCACTTCAAACACCCCGCCATTTCTGCCTGTGACCGGTACTGGCAAACTGCAAATTCTTTAGATGCCATTGGCAAAGTTGCCAGTGGCATATAAATGGCCAAACCACCTTTGCTGTCATTATTAttccgctccctgatgatgtctttGGGAGCaaagatcctccccaaaatgccaACGTGCAACACAGCCGGCATGTTGGTGCCGGCACATGAGCATCCATAGAAGCTTAGATGCCCCTGACAAATTAaatagttaacacccacaataggTGCTGGGTGTCACTGGTGGAAGTGCTGAACCCAGACCCCAACAAAACTTTAAAATTCGGGTTTTAAAGACCTCGCTCATCACTACTCTGAAAGGGTCAATCATAATGATCTTTAACTGACTTCAAGATTAAGATAATATTATCATAACAGGCATCAGACAGATACCTCTGGGAGTCCGAATTCTCCAAAAGAAGAACTTCATAGTTGATTTAGAGTCTGTCTTAGATGGACACCGTTTCTTATGTTAACTGGTCCTCAAGAGTTTGATGTAGAACACtttgagattaaaggggttgtccgagagttctgaaaaaaaaactaaaggtggccgggagggcgctgcttaaaaaaagtcCTAAACAAACATagccgccggagcagcactggattcagcttccgtctGGCCGTGGCCAGCCACGCCTGCCCATCCCTAttaacagcattgtgtatgggagccggaaggttgtcgggtccggccagaagctgagtccagcgctgctctggcggccatgtttgtttacacggcgcccggaccggagcgacagcagctcTGGAAACCGGAGGgcatcggaaggtaagtaggactttatttttttaagcagcgccctcccggcctcccttagtttttttttggaactcggacaacccctttaataaactgaTGCCACCATGACATTCATATAATGATATCTTGTCAGTACTCTTTTCTAGTAAAATGGACCCAAATCAATCTAccaatttacatattaatatTACTGTTTTTCTAGAGCTTTTCACAACCCCAACAATAACAGTGAGCCCAAATCCAGTTCGGAAGGAACAGAAGATGACCTTgaaatgtcagaccagtctccaTCCTCCCAGGCCGAATACACAACTGCAGTTTGCTTTCTACAGAGAAGGACAAATTGTTCAAGAATTCAGCAACAATGATACCTATGAAGTTTTCAATGTTCACTCTGAGGATTGTGGGAAATATTTATGTGAAGTTAAAACTATAGATGGCAAAGTAGAGAAGAAAAGTGCAGAGCAGTTGATCCAGATAGAAGGTGAGCAAAGATGATACCTCTGTTTTTATGTCACCCCCTTACCTTTTAGGGCAATTAAGGAGAGATATGGTTGAACACATCTGTGTAATATTAACTCACATAGAACCTTTCAATACCTCCATTAACTCTTCCTTTTTACATCCTTTGATTGGTGGCTCTCCACTGATTTCATTGGGTTTTTTTCATTAGCCTCCACCATTCCAAAATAATTTCTGTCTCTTTTTTTGCATCTAATATGTCGGAAAAGCAAAGTCAAGGACGATCTATctgacagtaaagaacacagttaGCATAATGGGTAATAACACTATGCTAATTCTGTGCCATATTGTCGGATGGGTGATCTTTGACTGAAGAAGACCACTCACAACCTTTATGATGGTAAAGATTTGTATATAACTAGGACTATAGTGGCTAAAGAAATAATTCCAGCtgagccagaatcaaaaccaatCAAAAGTCATTGGTCAATAAAAAAGGGTGAAAGTTTCTACTTAATTATCCAGAGAAATTGAAGTATGGTTTTTACGTTATTTtgaaggacattttttttttaattacgaaTTTtcattaaatttaattttttgcaGACAACACAAGAAATTAAATTTGGATAAAAATGGCTCATACATTTCAGCCTTTTCTTAAACGCAGAAGGAACAACATCCACATATAAAAAGTGCTGCAAAATGTATCTTCTGCCATATAAAATGGATGAAGTCCATAGGGGAACAAAACAGAAAACTCCACACTCATGTTGGGTGACTGTATCCATCTGGACTGAACATCCAAGCTTCCCCAGCTGAAGATTTACAGCCACATATATTGCTATATACTCTAACCCACTGTCTGCAAAACCTAGAATAGTCTACAAAATATTCCCCTGCTACGTATTCCTATAGGCTTATAAAATggccaaaattattttatttccaGTTTTATTTCAAAGAATAACCAAGAGGAAATATCGGAAAATTTTAGCAAATTTCTTTAGCAAATTTTTGCAATCCTATGTTCATTCACTTTGAGCTTGTTATAACTTTATATTGCCAATAAAGGTATAAATTACCAGATTGTCTAATTCTATTGCAACATCCAGTAGTTGTCCATACACtataggggacatttattataTGTCGGCGCACCGCGTGTCAGTGCATGATGAACCCTATAGGAACACTAACCCTCAGAAACCCTATAGGAATCCTAAGACTGACCCTCAGGCATGCGGGACACAATCAAGAAGATATGGGCCGATCTACCTAGTTTAGATTTGCAATAGAACCAAAAGTTCTGTTTGAACAATCACAGGCTACAGCAAGGGTTGGAATATTTTGCTcccttcacgcccctccatgAAGACTTGAAGCATAAGTGGCATAAAGGAGAAAATAGTCGCAACTCCTAGCAGTTCacaaggaattgcaactatttcataGCTTGTACTCCTCAACTGGTGCACATGCCttggtgaatgtgccccattgtgtacttaAGCGTAATGATGCTTAACCCAAAATGCACAGTAAGTTTATTCTGCAATAATTATGTAGCTCATCAGAGAAAAGTGCATCGATAAGGAACATTGTGTAATATTCCATCCAAAGACCAATGGTAGAAGAAGCAGTAGCTCCAGCAATGAGAGTCATGGACCAAAAAGCGTTATGAGAAGTCATACATGGGGATGACATTTATCAAGACtagtgtagaagcactgaaataatcacaattgccaACAAACTGACATCGATTGGGATTATTTCTCACTTCAATCCATCTCCATACCAAGAGGGCATGAAAGGGTGTGAAGCGGATGCAGCCGGTGCTGGAGTGGGCCGCTTCAAGGCGTGACTGCCCCATACACACGCTGCAGCTCACAAACTTATACCAGGTAGGACCTGGTATAGAAATGTACTCCGCGCAGCCCCAAGGGGCAGGGATTTTATCAAACGATAGCATATAAGCgctagcatatgataaatcttccctattCACTCAAAGGTTATTGAGTATAAAGCAAAATATGTGATTTTCAATGTAGACTTCCAGATGTTTTCAGTTGTTCACAGTGTTCACATTAGAGCACATGCGATATCCCAGCATAGGATTTCATGGAACACCTATTTCTAGAGCACATCAGGGGATGGACTTGCAGCTCCAACCCTTCTAGTTGATCATACGAGCATGAACCATCTATTAACCTTGATGTTATATGTGGGTTCATCTGAAGGTCATCTACCTAATTCCAAGCATAAGTGGTTCTAAAACAGTCCAAAACTTTACATTTTACAAAAGTATCTAAATTTTTCCAAACTGTGGAGAACTAAGCAATTTTAAAGGGAACGAGTCACCTCTGAATAGGCACGTAAGCTATAAATATAACCTTATACATGACTGTAGATGTAGGCGGTTTGggaggtagcctggggcccatggccattcaaaccacccaccaaattttatactgagacctTTCTGTTGGAAGTGAATCCCAGACTTGtatggggctataatattcatatagcgcAGAGCCCATAAGAGCCTTAATCTACCCCTGCATGTGCCCCATCGTTTCTTGTGCGATTACTCTGCATGGGACCTTCGATAAAAAAACAGCTTTTATTCATGTCCTGGTGTAGCAGTTATCCAGTAAGGATGTGTGGGAGCTCAGTTATTCTGTCAAGAAAGTCTATTTGTGCATTTTGTAAATTGCACAGTTGCCCAGCAGCTAAGATTATGGAGCCAGTTATGAGATCAAAAAAGAGGGAatagagtcagctcacctgaagcTTGAGTAGCAATTTTGGCATGGCTGGAGCACGGACAACTCAGTTTTAAGTCCACATACGAAAAGAAAAAAGCACGCTAGGTCCGGCTTCACACAGCGATCCAAAGTAGATAAAACATAGAAATTTATTTCATGTATTTAAAAATTCATCAAGACCAACGAACATGTCGGATAACACGGAGCAAACACAGCGTcattgcctacgcgtttcggtaagAACCTTCATCATGGCAGTTATGAGATCCCTCCATGGTCATGGTCTTTCCTCTTCCAGTCATGTTCCATAATCATATCAGGCCAAGGAAGAGAAGGACTTCTCTACAAATACTCAATCATTCCAGCAGAGAGTGAAAAGTTCTTCTGTGTGTCCATCAATTGCTACATGGAGCTAATGCTGTAAATATCCTAACCCTAGAGACCCCAAAAAAACAATCCCATTGCATGGTAACATTGAGTATGGAAGAGCCTAGAGCCATTTAGAGACATGTAAGCTCATCTACTGTAGCTAAGTATTACATCAGTATAAGCATAACATCAGTTGGGTATCTCTCCAGTTTCCAATATGCTGCATTAGTAGAAAAGTTCTTGCAACGGTTCCGCAAAAAACACCTTGTAAACAGATCGGAATGGATACAATAAGGGTCTTATTAGAGTCTTGTATAGATATCATAGACTAGAAATCTATTGCTAACCTTGATTTTGTCTACCTAAAACTTGGGTCCTGTTTTTTAGGAGTAAAATTATCAAAGATCAGAGGCATGTTTAGGTTAGTTATTACTTAATCTGCAAAAAGGCCATTccttaaaaataacatattgCAATGAATGATAAAGTTATCCATGAAATGATCAAAAAATAATCTAactcaataaaaacattttttagatcCCGCACAAAATGCTGGCTACACTGGGCTGAATATTATCCGTCTGATACTATCCGGATGTGTAATAATAACTGCTGCGCTATTTGTCTTCTATCATATAAAATGGATGAAGTCCATGGAAGAAGCAGCTGCTCCATCTACGGTACAAGATTCACCAATCTTCCATCTTCAGAAATACTGTCAAATACCTGGAGACACCAACAGTCAACTGACTTAacaagaacctgtcaccagcgaccCCCAGCGGTGCACCATCCATGAGTCGAGTTCAGTCTCTTGTCTCAGGCAGtaactgcagcaagatggggggcagcatcagtgtTATAAAGCAGGACTGACGCCTAAAAATAACGTAgcaaatttactaagaacagtgcagtatgtataaggtgcagtttgcctgtgaagtctgcagggggcgccagattcaggatttctgggacCCCCTGGACTTCTCCAATA harbors:
- the LOC140069325 gene encoding high affinity immunoglobulin gamma Fc receptor I-like isoform X1; amino-acid sequence: MSPEMMVSLLLLVSLSVGHSSRPVVTFTPNSKRIFTTESLSMTCNVGPNVQEDQTYDWFKTGTHVHNGQNYTIESAEASDSGSYQCFSQHASDQQRLEVSNGWVILQAPNYVYEGDDLTLRCHHYPGYPAGQTRFYKDNRIIQNWSYDEFFHIAKLDVEMSGTYKCRKEVKHHLIYYKHGDEDSIFVRELFTTPTITVSPNPVRKEQKMTLKCQTSLHPPRPNTQLQFAFYREGQIVQEFSNNDTYEVFNVHSEDCGKYLCEVKTIDGKVEKKSAEQLIQIEDPAQNAGYTGLNIIRLILSGCVIITAALFVFYHIKWMKSMEEAAAPSTVQDSPIFHLQKYCQIPGDTNSQLT